A stretch of Leptospiraceae bacterium DNA encodes these proteins:
- a CDS encoding metal (Ni/Fe) hydrogenase large subunit, producing MPNNLFDSYEIVTGLFYNKRTSSYFKFLQTNDSVKMVPVKEVKFKEIIKQTRFPMWLLKHSLGVKGGEENYSEVDIQSLRNSNERRRLELDRSMVGNSEIRDLNFRGISVKVTPDSYSHAVGPIHAGIIEPGHFRFSVTGENIQHLNIRLGFQKRNILDLLKGKSPLAALPVAEAISGDTAVAYATAFSRIYEEAAGLKVSDEVKLIRMVLLEVERVAVHIGDLGAMAGDIGYYPLLGVCATDRGVPLGVMETLTGSRFGKAAIFPGEVRLNKNLNLSVLITLAANLINCFRRVEYQFMRAVNSSTIRERLDECGRLTKIQVLHNSIIGMPARATGLRMDMRYSEPLYQTAKYPLDLNLEREHLNGDAWARFYLRFLEVKNSIAWLEKILPELDTTKAGKGDLLVQKANKFKPGIYFQSVEGWRGSVLVALDINAKGQIGEAYIRDPSVLNWHALELAVRGELIGDFPLNNKSFNLSYVGFDL from the coding sequence ATGCCCAATAATCTGTTTGATTCATACGAAATTGTAACTGGCTTATTTTATAATAAGCGAACATCATCTTATTTCAAATTTTTGCAAACGAATGATTCTGTGAAAATGGTTCCGGTGAAGGAAGTAAAGTTTAAAGAAATTATAAAACAAACTCGTTTTCCTATGTGGCTACTCAAGCATAGCCTTGGAGTGAAGGGTGGCGAAGAAAATTATTCGGAAGTCGATATACAGTCTCTCAGGAATAGCAATGAAAGAAGACGTTTAGAACTAGATCGCTCGATGGTCGGAAATTCAGAAATTAGAGATTTGAACTTTAGAGGAATTTCTGTAAAGGTAACGCCGGATAGTTACTCTCATGCTGTAGGTCCGATTCATGCGGGTATCATTGAGCCGGGTCATTTTCGATTCAGTGTGACTGGTGAGAACATTCAGCATTTGAATATACGTTTAGGATTTCAAAAGAGAAATATTTTGGATCTATTGAAAGGAAAATCTCCATTAGCTGCATTGCCTGTAGCCGAAGCAATATCGGGAGACACAGCGGTTGCCTATGCGACTGCGTTCTCTCGAATTTATGAAGAGGCAGCAGGTTTAAAAGTATCAGATGAAGTTAAGCTAATTCGAATGGTCTTGCTTGAAGTGGAAAGAGTTGCCGTGCATATTGGTGATCTAGGAGCAATGGCTGGAGATATTGGGTATTATCCGCTTTTAGGTGTTTGCGCTACGGATAGAGGGGTTCCTCTTGGCGTCATGGAAACATTGACTGGGTCTAGATTCGGTAAAGCTGCAATTTTTCCCGGGGAAGTTAGACTCAATAAAAACTTGAATCTTTCTGTTTTAATAACGTTAGCGGCTAATCTAATTAACTGCTTTCGTCGAGTAGAGTATCAATTTATGAGGGCTGTCAATTCTTCCACAATTCGAGAAAGGTTAGATGAATGTGGAAGGCTTACAAAGATTCAAGTTTTACACAACAGTATTATTGGAATGCCTGCTAGAGCAACGGGGCTAAGAATGGATATGCGCTATTCCGAACCACTTTACCAAACGGCAAAGTATCCACTTGATTTGAATTTAGAAAGAGAGCATCTGAATGGAGATGCATGGGCGAGATTCTATCTGCGATTTTTGGAAGTAAAAAATTCTATTGCTTGGTTAGAAAAAATTCTTCCCGAATTAGATACAACCAAAGCGGGTAAGGGTGATTTGCTTGTGCAGAAGGCAAATAAATTTAAACCAGGAATTTATTTCCAGAGTGTAGAAGGCTGGCGCGGATCGGTTCTAGTGGCGCTTGATATTAATGCTAAAGGACAAATTGGAGAGGCTTATATTAGAGATCCTTCCGTTTTGAATTGGCATGCATTAGAACTTGCAGTGAGAGGAGAGTTAATTGGTGATTTTCCGCTCAATAATAAATCGTTTAATTTAAGCTATGTGGGGTTTGATCTATAA
- a CDS encoding DUF1318 domain-containing protein, with protein MSKRFIATLLMLMLLSINCFLNLKPPPITFTQSQTAAEKQMVGEDKELEKDGWLISSIKTSSSGSDEWKKDALLYEESEFKDKDYYALLSVIAYLAPEVKSYKAKGLLGEGLNGLLQKPAVTLDKSTLDEISSPEKKKRLEEVSKLINDSRVRIYETRILSLTKSDKPKEDFNKLKEKIILSNYNNLETGEYYEVAKGSWTKK; from the coding sequence ATGAGTAAAAGATTTATAGCAACCTTACTAATGCTAATGCTTTTGAGTATAAACTGTTTTTTAAATTTAAAACCTCCTCCAATTACCTTTACGCAATCTCAAACGGCTGCCGAAAAGCAAATGGTCGGTGAGGATAAAGAATTAGAGAAGGATGGATGGCTTATCTCTTCGATAAAGACTTCTTCTTCGGGATCAGATGAATGGAAAAAGGATGCACTTCTTTATGAAGAAAGCGAATTTAAGGATAAGGATTATTATGCGTTACTCAGTGTAATAGCTTATCTAGCTCCAGAAGTAAAATCCTATAAGGCGAAAGGATTACTCGGAGAGGGGCTCAATGGACTTTTACAAAAACCAGCGGTTACTCTCGACAAGTCTACACTCGATGAAATTTCCTCTCCCGAAAAAAAGAAACGATTAGAAGAAGTTTCCAAATTAATCAATGACTCTAGAGTAAGAATTTATGAAACCAGAATTCTATCTTTAACAAAATCAGACAAACCCAAAGAAGACTTTAACAAACTCAAAGAGAAAATTATTTTATCCAATTATAATAATTTGGAAACGGGAGAATACTACGAAGTCGCAAAGGGAAGTTGGACAAAAAAATAA
- a CDS encoding 4Fe-4S binding protein, with protein MMGIYEIKNLFKRHTTMDFDKASPVNQNARGVPVPSKAATVGTCKSCKACETNCPTKAIEVKSDIELNFDYGACLQCGICVNICPSQKLENSGLVYAFTFNRDELKISYVKGDFVPKEFPTPENVGVFQKLTKTRGFNYREVAAAGNNSVEWELGASFNNFFDSEGQMVRSVASPKHADAVLFSGPVSENMAGPLQTAWDCMPEPKALIAAGTEAVSGGIFPMGKRPKEPDLFIGGDPPRPDVMLNAFRFLMGQFKYSFQFALKDRIAKLRETK; from the coding sequence ATAATGGGAATTTACGAAATAAAAAACTTATTTAAGAGACATACGACGATGGACTTTGATAAGGCATCGCCGGTAAATCAGAATGCAAGGGGCGTTCCAGTTCCATCCAAAGCCGCAACTGTTGGAACCTGTAAGAGCTGCAAGGCTTGCGAAACAAATTGTCCGACCAAGGCAATCGAAGTTAAATCGGATATAGAATTGAACTTTGATTATGGTGCTTGTCTTCAATGCGGAATTTGTGTAAATATTTGTCCTTCTCAGAAATTAGAAAATTCTGGACTTGTATATGCATTTACCTTTAACCGCGACGAATTAAAAATTTCTTATGTCAAGGGAGATTTTGTTCCAAAGGAATTTCCTACTCCAGAAAATGTTGGCGTATTTCAAAAGCTAACAAAGACAAGAGGTTTTAATTACAGGGAAGTTGCCGCTGCCGGAAATAATAGCGTTGAATGGGAATTAGGCGCTAGCTTCAACAACTTCTTTGACTCAGAAGGGCAAATGGTTAGAAGTGTTGCTTCCCCAAAACATGCAGATGCTGTTTTATTTTCTGGACCGGTAAGTGAGAATATGGCGGGACCTTTGCAAACAGCTTGGGATTGTATGCCAGAGCCGAAAGCTTTAATTGCAGCAGGCACAGAGGCAGTCTCCGGCGGAATCTTTCCAATGGGTAAAAGACCTAAAGAGCCGGATTTATTTATCGGAGGAGATCCACCACGACCGGATGTTATGTTAAATGCATTTCGCTTTTTAATGGGACAGTTTAAGTATTCGTTTCAATTTGCTTTAAAAGATCGAATTGCAAAGTTGAGGGAAACTAAATAG
- a CDS encoding formate hydrogenase, whose product MSFLHILIGSSLFLPFFLGWKLGKDFFGLDFPIFFGLCLQAFLGNFILIYAKSDESKDKLKVMIGYLLFFTGLSGSFLSGKSIWLPVFWEVSTLGAVLLYFGQGFHEKAVKSVLALFLASCTSMVFIASWVFLPEGKAGYAFLMIGLLIKSAFSLAHIWYPEAHIGTPSHASASYSGLMLNLPLLLFVRYVMGWWNEIPYSHLLIPLAGVGVFIGGLASFFSKDVKKSLAYSTVEKSNLMCLFLFVASFWIASDVEEYSSLGKSFLVLFYLMLLHHSFSKTFQFLAIGYLCKKAKTNVLDLCKGVGRVSGLSSLELGFGTLSFAALPGTIGFVAEGTLLFLISKTIDLSNLDDSVYFLLSVVLSLTGLVLGSAAHIRMYLPMVLSIPDKKLAAEIQLNKSPVPRGISTSLHAIGASIFMIPILLIIPLFVMNRFVTCSANSAYECVNILSGNGAILANWIPTFLLTWLYKLSLISIGMTILFASLAFFRWSHKIQKRRSWDCGNNYGGAELSIPGSVISDPVYNSFGRYFIDKRGELYFDNAINNALISSLGLGRFWIGKVEAGEISYYLLFTTVSFLLSLFFIIVLKLHI is encoded by the coding sequence ATGAGCTTTTTACACATTTTGATTGGTTCATCTCTATTCTTACCCTTTTTTCTTGGATGGAAATTGGGCAAAGACTTTTTTGGACTAGACTTTCCAATATTCTTTGGTCTTTGCCTGCAAGCGTTCTTGGGAAATTTTATTCTTATATATGCTAAGTCCGATGAAAGCAAAGATAAGCTAAAAGTAATGATCGGGTATTTGTTATTTTTTACCGGTCTCTCAGGCTCTTTTCTTTCTGGCAAAAGTATTTGGCTTCCGGTTTTTTGGGAAGTGTCAACACTGGGAGCAGTTTTACTTTATTTTGGACAGGGATTTCATGAGAAAGCGGTTAAGAGTGTTTTGGCGCTATTCTTAGCTAGCTGCACTTCTATGGTGTTTATTGCTTCTTGGGTTTTTCTGCCGGAGGGTAAGGCTGGTTATGCGTTCTTAATGATAGGCTTATTAATTAAATCAGCTTTTTCTCTTGCTCATATTTGGTATCCGGAAGCGCATATAGGCACTCCCTCTCACGCTTCTGCATCTTACTCAGGGCTAATGTTAAATCTCCCCTTGCTCTTATTTGTGCGATACGTTATGGGTTGGTGGAATGAAATTCCTTATAGTCATTTGCTGATTCCATTGGCGGGTGTGGGAGTTTTTATTGGCGGCTTGGCTTCCTTTTTTAGCAAGGATGTAAAGAAGTCTCTTGCTTATAGCACAGTCGAAAAAAGTAATCTAATGTGTTTATTTCTTTTTGTTGCTTCGTTTTGGATTGCTAGTGATGTAGAAGAGTATTCTTCTCTTGGAAAATCTTTTCTAGTTTTGTTTTATTTAATGCTATTACACCATTCTTTTTCAAAGACATTTCAATTTCTTGCCATTGGTTATCTTTGCAAAAAAGCAAAAACAAATGTTTTGGATTTATGCAAAGGAGTAGGACGAGTATCCGGACTTTCTAGTTTAGAATTGGGATTTGGAACACTTAGCTTTGCTGCTCTTCCCGGTACAATTGGATTTGTGGCAGAAGGAACTTTGCTTTTTCTAATTTCGAAGACGATTGATTTATCCAATTTGGATGATTCGGTTTACTTTCTATTATCTGTTGTTTTAAGTCTGACTGGACTTGTGCTTGGAAGTGCAGCGCATATTCGTATGTATCTTCCGATGGTTCTTTCGATTCCTGATAAAAAATTAGCAGCCGAAATACAGTTAAATAAATCTCCCGTTCCGAGAGGAATTTCTACCTCACTCCATGCTATTGGAGCAAGTATTTTTATGATTCCGATTTTACTAATAATTCCATTATTTGTTATGAATCGATTTGTTACTTGCAGCGCAAATTCGGCGTATGAATGCGTAAATATCCTTTCAGGAAACGGAGCTATTCTAGCTAATTGGATTCCTACCTTTTTGTTAACTTGGCTTTATAAGCTAAGTTTAATTTCGATTGGGATGACAATTCTTTTTGCAAGTCTAGCCTTCTTTCGATGGTCGCATAAAATTCAGAAGCGAAGAAGTTGGGACTGTGGAAATAATTACGGTGGAGCTGAACTTTCTATACCTGGTTCAGTCATTTCAGATCCGGTTTATAACTCATTCGGAAGATATTTTATTGATAAGCGAGGTGAGTTGTATTTCGACAATGCGATTAATAATGCGTTAATCTCATCTCTGGGTCTTGGAAGATTTTGGATTGGTAAAGTGGAAGCAGGAGAAATTTCTTATTACTTATTATTTACGACTGTCTCGTTTTTGCTATCACTATTCTTCATTATTGTTTTAAAGCTTCATATATAA
- a CDS encoding STAS domain-containing protein yields the protein MKIKVVLKNDVHIIKIEGPIKAGNEFELGEKIEEYIKKGKAPKFIIDLKKVPFINSAGLGIFLNIYKHVDGLKGRMVFANLNSDIENLMEITKLASIFEIFKTADEALESFDF from the coding sequence ATGAAAATAAAAGTTGTCTTAAAAAACGATGTCCACATCATAAAAATCGAAGGTCCTATCAAAGCAGGGAACGAATTTGAATTGGGTGAAAAAATTGAAGAGTATATCAAGAAAGGTAAAGCTCCTAAATTTATCATCGATCTAAAGAAAGTTCCTTTTATCAATTCAGCCGGACTGGGTATTTTCTTAAATATCTACAAACATGTAGATGGGTTGAAAGGCAGAATGGTATTTGCCAATCTGAATTCTGATATTGAGAACTTGATGGAGATTACAAAACTAGCAAGCATCTTTGAGATTTTCAAAACCGCAGATGAGGCATTGGAATCCTTTGACTTCTAA
- a CDS encoding formate hydrogenase: MVLDFFDLVYLLLVLTGIIILVENRKERILYLISLQGLLLVIPIFQLHGFYEFHTWILVAMVLIFKATLTPYILLWSIKKSKMNVHTKPRFGFLANFFFFIFGLLASIGVVNGLGELPQGIDKIGVIYVFLLMYLGVITFISRNHWIVLICGFIMIENGIFLLTLILHNGLPFGIEFGAFTDASLVIVAAAALQIRGDSIKKMGDNSLWT; this comes from the coding sequence ATGGTATTAGACTTTTTTGATTTAGTATATTTATTATTGGTTCTAACGGGAATTATTATTCTTGTGGAAAACAGGAAAGAGAGAATTCTATATTTGATCTCTTTGCAGGGGTTACTACTCGTTATCCCTATATTTCAATTGCATGGTTTTTATGAATTCCATACTTGGATTTTGGTTGCGATGGTGTTGATTTTTAAAGCAACACTGACTCCTTATATTTTGCTCTGGTCGATTAAGAAAAGTAAGATGAATGTTCATACAAAACCCCGTTTTGGTTTTTTGGCAAATTTCTTCTTCTTTATTTTTGGACTCCTTGCTTCTATTGGAGTAGTCAATGGTTTAGGAGAATTACCACAGGGTATTGATAAAATTGGAGTCATCTATGTGTTTTTGTTGATGTATCTAGGAGTGATTACTTTTATTTCAAGAAATCATTGGATTGTATTGATTTGTGGTTTTATTATGATCGAAAATGGAATCTTTCTATTAACGCTGATTTTACATAACGGTCTTCCTTTTGGAATCGAATTTGGAGCATTTACTGATGCTTCGCTTGTGATTGTGGCGGCAGCTGCACTACAAATTCGAGGAGATTCTATTAAAAAAATGGGAGACAATTCACTATGGACTTAG
- a CDS encoding formate hydrogenase has protein sequence MDLGILSIITGITFLLVFLNLLFAFTKSQEKVNYWAGLVILLFIVVLMSWWMEDIALQWVLIEATTLFGALLISMSRNEKSIEVAWKFLLLNSFGLSLAFIGIIIVSFGIHSQVTTNGNEILAQINSHQNRLVETGMWLAIFGYSAKLGLFPNHFWVSDTYAESPSQISSVISCLFPATVGIAMRAFIKMDYQFSNPHFSSASGLLILGVVTMFYSLWTLNQTNDIRRITAQIALFHSGALAVFIFLNPPDEVFYYTLSASVTVKALLFSAMGIFRIDAGTRELTEVNPEEGLNRWSTALYIFSLGMAFVIPFSPFFVADLLLLKIGFVSEKFWIIIVPILGLVFFLVALNKLLPLLNIKSREFLPQYNRTLRIRMMLTFLILILALAIGAYGVYNLSNGGFSNAQ, from the coding sequence ATGGACTTAGGTATACTGAGCATAATTACAGGAATTACTTTTCTATTAGTTTTTTTGAATTTGCTATTTGCATTTACAAAGAGTCAGGAAAAGGTTAATTATTGGGCAGGACTTGTTATTTTATTATTCATCGTGGTTTTGATGTCTTGGTGGATGGAGGATATTGCCTTGCAATGGGTTTTAATTGAGGCTACTACTTTGTTTGGCGCACTTCTTATTTCGATGAGTCGGAATGAAAAATCAATCGAAGTGGCATGGAAGTTTTTGCTTTTAAATTCTTTTGGATTAAGTTTGGCATTTATAGGGATAATCATTGTTAGCTTTGGTATTCATTCGCAAGTAACCACTAACGGCAATGAAATACTAGCGCAGATAAATTCCCATCAAAACCGACTTGTTGAGACAGGGATGTGGCTAGCAATTTTTGGATATAGCGCTAAATTAGGATTATTCCCAAATCACTTTTGGGTAAGTGATACTTATGCAGAAAGTCCAAGCCAGATTTCCTCTGTCATATCCTGTTTGTTTCCTGCAACTGTAGGAATTGCAATGAGAGCATTTATTAAGATGGATTATCAGTTTTCAAATCCTCATTTTAGTTCTGCGAGCGGGCTTTTGATTCTAGGAGTTGTCACAATGTTTTATAGTCTCTGGACGTTGAATCAAACAAATGATATTCGGCGGATAACAGCACAGATTGCTTTATTTCACAGTGGTGCATTGGCTGTATTCATTTTCTTAAATCCACCGGATGAAGTATTTTATTATACCCTCTCTGCAAGTGTTACTGTTAAAGCGTTGTTATTCTCTGCGATGGGAATTTTTAGAATAGATGCTGGGACAAGAGAACTAACAGAGGTTAATCCAGAGGAGGGATTAAATCGATGGTCAACGGCACTTTATATTTTTTCTTTAGGAATGGCATTCGTAATTCCTTTTTCTCCTTTTTTTGTTGCCGATTTGCTTCTTCTTAAAATTGGATTTGTGAGTGAAAAATTTTGGATTATAATTGTGCCTATACTCGGACTAGTTTTTTTTCTTGTTGCACTTAACAAGCTATTGCCTCTACTCAATATTAAGTCGAGAGAGTTCTTACCGCAATACAATCGAACTTTGCGAATTAGGATGATGCTTACTTTTCTAATTTTGATTTTAGCTTTGGCGATAGGTGCTTATGGAGTATACAATCTCTCTAATGGAGGATTTTCCAATGCCCAATAA
- a CDS encoding NADH-quinone oxidoreductase subunit H, translated as MEKLNYIILFLIFIIFPIIAGGIIRKVRARAQGRKGPPLLQNFYDLLRFLQKKPVDGFNSGFFSEVSPALVCISGILMWSIAVYEWMPFILIPFFLTLQRIGTTAFAMETGSSFGGLGTSREILLSISSEPILLISILVSQSKMQLSISFVGVIVGALFLGALMVAVLAELARPPFDDPRTHLELTMVHEAMLLEASGKTMGLFELGYQLKISTLFVLVVRIGLEHSKFADNEISKSTENIIAFFGAILIAIMIGYWESISVRRKWAWIPEVMGITLLFILVLGTLVKL; from the coding sequence ATGGAAAAACTAAACTATATTATCCTCTTTTTAATTTTTATCATCTTTCCCATTATTGCAGGTGGAATTATTCGTAAAGTGCGTGCAAGGGCGCAAGGAAGAAAAGGTCCGCCGCTTCTGCAAAATTTTTATGACCTCCTTCGGTTTTTACAGAAAAAACCAGTCGATGGTTTTAATTCTGGTTTCTTTTCAGAAGTTTCTCCTGCTCTTGTTTGTATTTCAGGAATTCTTATGTGGTCAATTGCGGTATACGAGTGGATGCCGTTCATTTTAATTCCATTTTTTCTAACATTACAAAGAATTGGAACAACAGCCTTTGCAATGGAAACGGGCTCCTCCTTTGGAGGACTTGGAACTTCGAGAGAAATTCTACTTTCGATTTCTTCTGAGCCTATTTTACTTATAAGCATTCTTGTTTCGCAAAGTAAAATGCAGCTTAGTATTTCTTTTGTTGGAGTAATTGTCGGTGCATTGTTTCTAGGTGCGCTCATGGTTGCTGTGCTTGCCGAGCTTGCAAGACCTCCCTTCGACGATCCAAGAACTCACTTAGAGCTTACGATGGTGCACGAAGCGATGCTTTTGGAAGCTTCTGGAAAAACAATGGGCTTATTCGAATTAGGCTACCAATTAAAAATTTCAACTCTATTTGTTCTCGTTGTAAGAATTGGACTTGAGCATTCTAAATTTGCAGACAATGAAATTTCAAAATCTACAGAAAATATAATAGCGTTCTTTGGGGCAATACTTATCGCAATAATGATCGGGTATTGGGAATCAATTAGTGTTAGAAGGAAATGGGCATGGATACCGGAGGTAATGGGGATTACCCTGTTATTCATTTTGGTTTTAGGAACTCTGGTGAAATTATAA